Proteins from a genomic interval of Rubinisphaera italica:
- a CDS encoding 3-keto-disaccharide hydrolase, with translation MPLMKMICLLTFCLLPISQAFAEDKGFESLFNGKTLEGWDGNPDFWSVEEGTITGQTTAENPTKGNTFLIYRGGNVSDFELQLEYKIIGGNSGIQYRSFEVENAKWVVGGYQADFEAGKTYSGILYGERFRGILANRGQQTELVREDGKFQVKVVGSVGDSASIQSHIKDEDWNTYTVTAKDFHFVHKINGIVTAECTDNDMKERRDSGILALQLHAGPPMKVQFRNIRLKQLSAE, from the coding sequence ATGCCACTGATGAAAATGATTTGTCTGTTAACGTTCTGCCTGCTTCCGATCAGTCAGGCTTTTGCAGAAGACAAAGGATTTGAATCCCTGTTCAATGGAAAAACTCTTGAAGGCTGGGATGGCAATCCTGACTTCTGGAGTGTCGAAGAGGGGACCATCACAGGTCAGACAACCGCTGAGAATCCGACGAAAGGAAATACGTTCCTCATCTATCGAGGAGGCAACGTTTCCGATTTTGAACTTCAACTCGAATACAAAATTATCGGCGGCAACTCGGGCATCCAGTATCGCAGCTTTGAAGTAGAGAATGCCAAGTGGGTCGTTGGCGGATATCAGGCGGACTTTGAAGCTGGCAAAACCTATTCGGGAATTCTTTACGGCGAACGCTTTCGCGGCATCCTCGCCAATCGTGGTCAGCAGACTGAACTGGTACGCGAAGATGGGAAATTCCAAGTCAAAGTCGTCGGCTCGGTCGGCGATTCGGCTTCAATTCAGTCACACATTAAAGATGAAGACTGGAATACCTACACCGTTACAGCAAAAGATTTCCATTTCGTTCATAAGATCAACGGAATCGTGACCGCTGAATGCACAGACAACGATATGAAAGAACGAAGAGACTCAGGAATTCTGGCTCTGCAACTTCATGCAGGCCCACCCATGAAAGTGCAGTTCCGAAATATCCGCCTCAAACAACTCAGCGCGGAATAA
- a CDS encoding sugar phosphate isomerase/epimerase family protein, with the protein MPKLAAFPKAYMQALCKDGSMKLSEWFELASTLDIDGLEFYAGFLEMAEESNWSRFRDQVADLGMSIPMLCCSPDFTHPDTAFRENEIAKQKRWIEMTHALGGSYCRVLSGQRRPELSNSEGVRLAAESIQACLPYAEQHSVTLILENHYKDDFWKYPEFAQKIDVFCELVNAINHPNFGVNYDPSNAFLAGDDPLELLKRVSDRVVTMHASDRFLISGTIDDLRNEEEGSVGYAKRLSHGEIGKGLNDYDAIFSELKSKGFDSWISIEDGVDGIEQLRRSADFLRKKIAEHWG; encoded by the coding sequence ATGCCGAAACTTGCTGCCTTCCCCAAAGCGTATATGCAGGCCCTGTGTAAAGATGGGTCGATGAAATTGTCGGAGTGGTTTGAGCTGGCCAGCACTCTGGATATTGATGGTCTCGAATTTTACGCTGGCTTCCTCGAAATGGCGGAGGAATCCAACTGGTCTCGATTTCGCGATCAGGTGGCCGACTTGGGGATGTCGATTCCCATGCTCTGCTGCTCTCCCGATTTTACCCATCCCGATACAGCCTTTCGCGAGAATGAAATCGCCAAACAAAAACGCTGGATTGAAATGACCCATGCCCTTGGTGGAAGTTACTGTCGAGTGCTCAGTGGCCAACGACGACCAGAATTATCGAATTCCGAAGGTGTTCGCCTCGCAGCTGAAAGTATCCAGGCCTGCCTGCCGTATGCCGAGCAACATAGTGTCACACTGATCCTCGAGAACCATTACAAAGATGATTTCTGGAAGTATCCGGAGTTTGCTCAGAAAATTGACGTTTTTTGCGAACTGGTCAACGCAATCAATCATCCGAATTTCGGTGTCAATTATGATCCCAGCAATGCGTTTCTGGCTGGGGATGATCCCCTTGAATTGCTGAAGCGGGTTTCGGATCGAGTTGTCACCATGCATGCAAGTGATCGTTTTTTGATCTCCGGGACGATTGACGATTTGCGAAATGAAGAAGAAGGATCGGTCGGTTATGCCAAACGATTGAGCCACGGCGAAATCGGTAAAGGTCTCAACGATTACGATGCCATTTTCAGCGAATTGAAAAGCAAAGGATTCGATAGCTGGATCAGTATTGAAGATGGTGTCGATGGAATTGAGCAGTTACGCCGTAGTGCCGATTTCCTGCGAAAGAAAATTGCAGAACACTGGGGATGA
- a CDS encoding transposase: protein MWSFAQRLVAEVIELNIQPDHVQLLAMVPPKVSIS from the coding sequence ATTTGGTCATTTGCTCAGCGATTAGTTGCAGAAGTCATTGAGTTGAATATCCAACCCGATCACGTACAACTTTTGGCGATGGTTCCGCCGAAAGTCTCAATCTCATAG
- a CDS encoding SEC-C metal-binding domain-containing protein: protein MRLPEAKIKEAILHPELDLRKKAVRYFSWLHSSDTSVMPLVIQAVEKFGKDDAYQLIGACRHIDQTADTIDWIIDELNQDQSDQYENYTFNLSNLLLKADLTLLLPRESDIFETKYFLPQLQSSLRDRLHMLSWDEETCWQNLESFCEEAKNKNQINEVNLNYGKRIVEALARTGTSIEEKVEKLLRQKIDDYSSHPMKWMEPLLIRLAGQAQLESLTPLILDKLAEDCDDLVNEACAEALTRIGTPGVLEAVSETYPHAPHHFRIYASEPLEYIRSDLAVEKCLHLLEQEKERGIQIVLATALLSQFATEGIEAARKLLIGHELDFESRGLRNNLVDTCRIMEEWFPEYDKWKMDEKVEREEHQKRVKELEDDPAGLIKFALEKLTGKSTTTQTEPDTPVFPNTPSKIERKQKVGRNDPCPCGSGIKYKKCCLNQLGNDPLLN, encoded by the coding sequence TTGCGTTTACCTGAAGCCAAAATCAAAGAGGCCATCCTGCATCCCGAACTCGATCTTCGAAAGAAAGCGGTCAGGTACTTTTCCTGGTTGCATTCCTCGGATACCTCTGTGATGCCCCTGGTTATCCAAGCTGTGGAGAAGTTTGGGAAAGATGATGCCTACCAGCTGATTGGAGCATGCAGACATATCGACCAAACAGCTGACACCATCGACTGGATCATTGATGAGTTGAATCAAGACCAAAGCGACCAATATGAGAATTACACCTTTAACCTTTCGAATCTTCTTCTGAAAGCCGATCTCACTCTGCTCTTGCCAAGGGAATCGGACATTTTTGAAACTAAGTATTTTCTTCCTCAATTGCAGTCTTCCCTCCGCGATCGACTACACATGCTCTCCTGGGACGAGGAAACCTGTTGGCAAAATCTGGAGAGTTTCTGCGAGGAAGCGAAAAACAAGAACCAGATCAACGAAGTCAACCTGAATTACGGCAAACGAATTGTAGAAGCACTTGCTCGCACTGGAACCTCAATTGAGGAAAAGGTTGAGAAACTGTTGCGTCAAAAAATTGACGATTACAGCAGCCATCCAATGAAGTGGATGGAGCCACTTTTAATTCGACTGGCGGGGCAAGCCCAACTCGAATCCCTGACGCCATTAATTTTGGACAAGCTCGCAGAAGATTGTGACGACTTGGTCAACGAGGCATGTGCCGAAGCTTTGACCCGTATCGGGACGCCAGGTGTGCTCGAAGCAGTTTCCGAGACTTACCCCCATGCTCCTCACCATTTTCGGATCTATGCGAGTGAGCCTCTGGAATACATTCGTTCGGACTTGGCCGTTGAGAAGTGCCTTCATCTGTTAGAACAAGAAAAGGAACGAGGCATTCAAATCGTACTGGCAACCGCCCTCTTGTCACAATTTGCAACGGAAGGGATCGAAGCAGCCCGAAAACTCCTGATTGGCCATGAACTGGATTTTGAAAGTCGAGGACTTAGGAATAACCTGGTGGATACTTGCCGCATCATGGAAGAGTGGTTTCCAGAATATGATAAGTGGAAAATGGACGAGAAGGTCGAGCGAGAGGAACATCAGAAACGGGTTAAGGAATTAGAAGACGATCCAGCAGGACTCATCAAATTTGCTTTGGAAAAGTTAACTGGGAAATCAACCACAACTCAGACCGAGCCTGACACTCCGGTTTTTCCAAATACGCCGAGCAAAATCGAACGCAAGCAGAAAGTGGGTAGAAATGATCCTTGCCCCTGTGGGAGCGGAATAAAGTACAAGAAATGTTGTTTGAATCAACTGGGAAATGATCCGCTTCTAAATTGA
- a CDS encoding 3-keto-disaccharide hydrolase encodes MKTTQLQSLSYVLLSLCLFICGANGEEQASSNKEVGFVTLFDGKSFTGWEQTGNWVIQEGAFYRKSQGGPLTYTAETIPDDFELQFEWKVSKGCNSGVYYRPGQVEYQILDNIDSPYGENARQSAASLFFCMAPSKDATRPVGEWNTGRVICQGTVIEHWLNGERVLSFDYADPKWAWYVELLSIRGGNLTGRGGQLWLQDHGQDVWFRNLRWREIPQSETILPDPNFQPLAVTGVALEKEQARVDRMQKAKAN; translated from the coding sequence ATGAAAACCACTCAACTTCAATCACTCAGTTACGTTTTATTATCACTGTGTCTGTTCATCTGTGGTGCCAATGGAGAGGAACAGGCAAGTTCAAATAAAGAAGTTGGTTTTGTCACACTGTTCGATGGCAAGTCGTTTACGGGGTGGGAGCAAACTGGCAACTGGGTAATTCAAGAAGGGGCATTTTACCGCAAGTCTCAAGGGGGCCCACTCACTTATACTGCCGAGACCATTCCCGATGACTTCGAACTTCAATTTGAGTGGAAGGTTTCCAAAGGTTGCAACTCGGGGGTCTATTACCGTCCCGGTCAGGTTGAATACCAGATTCTCGACAATATCGACAGCCCTTACGGAGAGAACGCCCGACAGTCTGCCGCTTCGCTTTTTTTCTGTATGGCACCGAGCAAAGATGCAACTCGTCCCGTAGGCGAGTGGAATACAGGACGAGTGATTTGCCAGGGAACTGTGATTGAACACTGGCTCAATGGCGAGCGAGTTCTTTCTTTCGATTATGCCGATCCCAAATGGGCCTGGTATGTTGAGTTGCTCTCGATTCGCGGAGGTAACCTCACAGGTCGTGGTGGACAGCTTTGGCTTCAGGATCACGGTCAGGACGTCTGGTTCCGCAATCTACGCTGGCGCGAAATCCCCCAAAGTGAAACGATATTACCCGATCCAAACTTCCAGCCACTTGCTGTAACCGGCGTGGCATTGGAAAAAGAACAGGCTCGGGTTGATCGGATGCAAAAGGCAAAAGCAAACTGA
- a CDS encoding glycosyltransferase family 39 protein, with the protein MGIEYPKAREERLLDGSLKFPRPIAISAEDEITSQTQFRLITAFMVIGLLLRFGRYLMQFPLWEDEAFLCANLINRDYFQLLEPLQYHQVSPVLFLWIQLTIVKLFGFHEFGLRLFPFLCSLASLGLFSHVAKRLLSGYALVLAIGIFAVAYPNIRYAAEAKQYASNLLIGLTLLAMILEWWKSASSDDRSIRSKSNRWLWALAIFTPFAVGISYPAVFTAGAGSLFLGILMLRNILKQHRSIFSEKSFVPWLAWNVVIVVSFLLIMSLAARGQSESELKWMGDYWKHTFPPVTTPTELPSWLLRIHAGSLLAFPVGGEHGASSLTLISLLAGGILVWRNQKLLTILMFSPAALHLIAAGLERYPYGGHVKFSMHMGAMICLISGLGAAWIMAALGKLMHIPRKSMALAIIYLLAIGAGSLARDIAYPFKTESDMRSRAFARWFWFHAAFQGEVACVENDLGIILTPQAQAELSWAAMYRVNKEIYGPSETKRRDFSGVTAESPLRCVIYRVPHFEFDQTRYEKWLELMQLEYELVGTERLEFPRFGKHEDARTREAALTLDFIDVLTFTPRKEN; encoded by the coding sequence ATGGGAATAGAGTATCCAAAAGCCAGAGAGGAACGACTCCTTGATGGTTCACTGAAATTTCCACGTCCAATCGCCATTTCAGCTGAAGACGAGATTACATCTCAAACCCAGTTCCGATTGATCACTGCATTCATGGTGATTGGTCTGTTGCTTCGCTTCGGTCGATATCTGATGCAATTTCCGCTTTGGGAAGATGAAGCGTTCCTGTGTGCCAATCTGATCAACCGTGATTATTTCCAACTTCTCGAACCGCTGCAGTATCATCAAGTGTCTCCGGTCCTGTTTCTTTGGATCCAATTGACAATCGTCAAGCTTTTTGGATTTCACGAATTCGGATTGCGTCTATTTCCTTTTCTCTGCAGTCTGGCAAGTCTGGGACTGTTTTCTCATGTGGCAAAACGTCTACTTTCAGGGTATGCATTGGTTCTCGCAATCGGAATTTTTGCAGTCGCATATCCGAATATTCGCTACGCGGCCGAAGCCAAACAATATGCTTCCAATCTGTTGATTGGTTTAACGTTACTCGCGATGATTCTGGAATGGTGGAAGTCGGCGAGTTCTGATGACAGGAGCATTCGCAGCAAGTCGAATCGCTGGTTGTGGGCTTTGGCAATCTTCACTCCGTTTGCTGTGGGGATTTCTTACCCGGCAGTTTTTACGGCTGGAGCGGGCAGTCTGTTTCTGGGGATCTTGATGCTCAGGAATATCCTCAAGCAACATCGTTCCATTTTCTCAGAAAAGAGTTTCGTTCCCTGGCTGGCTTGGAATGTTGTGATCGTAGTAAGTTTTCTGCTCATCATGAGCCTGGCTGCTCGTGGTCAAAGCGAGAGTGAACTCAAATGGATGGGTGACTACTGGAAGCACACGTTTCCGCCTGTTACTACGCCGACAGAACTTCCGTCCTGGCTTCTGCGAATCCATGCAGGATCGCTATTGGCGTTTCCTGTCGGAGGCGAACATGGTGCCAGTTCACTGACACTCATTTCACTTCTGGCTGGAGGCATCCTGGTCTGGCGAAACCAAAAACTGTTAACAATTTTGATGTTCTCTCCCGCGGCATTGCATTTGATTGCAGCCGGTCTCGAACGATACCCGTACGGTGGTCACGTCAAATTCTCGATGCACATGGGGGCAATGATCTGCCTGATTTCCGGATTGGGAGCCGCATGGATTATGGCCGCCTTGGGAAAACTGATGCATATTCCCCGCAAAAGTATGGCACTGGCGATCATCTATCTTCTGGCGATTGGTGCGGGAAGTCTGGCTCGTGACATTGCTTACCCCTTTAAAACGGAGTCGGACATGCGCTCCCGGGCCTTTGCTCGATGGTTCTGGTTTCATGCCGCGTTTCAGGGTGAAGTGGCCTGCGTCGAGAATGATCTGGGAATTATTCTCACGCCGCAAGCTCAGGCGGAATTGAGTTGGGCGGCCATGTATCGGGTCAACAAAGAAATTTATGGCCCCTCAGAAACGAAACGTCGGGACTTCTCTGGAGTCACTGCCGAAAGCCCACTCCGCTGTGTGATCTATCGGGTTCCTCATTTCGAATTTGATCAGACTCGATATGAAAAATGGCTGGAGTTAATGCAGCTTGAGTACGAACTGGTCGGTACAGAACGACTCGAGTTTCCGCGATTTGGAAAACATGAAGACGCCCGCACCCGAGAAGCGGCACTCACTCTAGATTTTATCGACGTCCTGACTTTCACGCCACGCAAAGAAAACTGA
- a CDS encoding DUF3472 domain-containing protein, translated as MKSRFLMMACLILTGTLPQAIAQTSAPSSHFVFDDHFDGDIIINEVRVPKSGEALYTYYEVLGWRGLGGGYAGIQAHPKAHNFIFSIWDHKEHSAPIRAVYRGPGTLTEPFGGEGTGLKSLNFELGWKTDTWYRLVARNWPVEDHTYYGFWAQAGDTKVWTHLVTMDVAAAKAVFQGGTDAFIEDWLNTGIQPRTTNLRNGWKRKVDGEWYPFTSGRYSVNSWDLLPGKRSYDFRTNWDGGVNQDQSGSFYYMISGGAETKPTSKNPSVHSIARTEKVPSIPKVVISNLSTKTIGKRQLSVQWEIDTKTTPQFSYAVKLFPVVSETSKEANLKQTERIPHARSATLNISELKAGEYELQLQCTDILGQRSELKSTRVTIP; from the coding sequence ATGAAGTCACGTTTTCTCATGATGGCCTGTCTAATTCTGACAGGAACACTTCCACAGGCGATTGCTCAAACCTCTGCTCCTTCTTCACATTTTGTGTTTGATGACCATTTCGATGGAGACATCATTATCAATGAAGTGCGTGTGCCGAAATCAGGCGAAGCACTTTATACTTACTATGAAGTATTGGGATGGAGAGGGCTGGGTGGTGGATATGCAGGCATCCAGGCACACCCGAAAGCTCATAATTTTATCTTCTCGATTTGGGATCATAAAGAACATTCGGCTCCAATTCGAGCTGTCTACAGAGGACCTGGAACACTGACAGAACCTTTTGGAGGAGAAGGAACAGGATTGAAATCCTTGAACTTTGAACTCGGCTGGAAGACCGACACCTGGTACAGACTTGTTGCTCGCAACTGGCCTGTTGAAGACCACACGTATTACGGATTCTGGGCTCAGGCCGGCGATACAAAAGTTTGGACGCATCTGGTCACAATGGACGTCGCAGCTGCCAAAGCCGTTTTCCAGGGAGGCACTGATGCCTTCATAGAAGATTGGCTAAATACTGGGATTCAACCGAGAACAACAAATCTGCGGAATGGCTGGAAACGTAAAGTCGATGGAGAATGGTATCCGTTTACAAGTGGCCGCTATTCGGTCAACAGTTGGGATCTTTTACCTGGAAAGCGATCGTATGATTTTCGCACCAACTGGGATGGCGGAGTGAATCAGGATCAATCCGGTTCATTCTATTACATGATCAGTGGGGGAGCAGAGACGAAACCAACGTCTAAAAATCCTTCCGTCCATTCGATCGCAAGAACAGAAAAAGTACCCTCAATTCCAAAAGTTGTCATCAGTAACCTGTCAACGAAAACGATTGGAAAGAGACAATTGTCTGTTCAGTGGGAAATCGATACTAAGACGACACCTCAGTTTTCATATGCAGTGAAACTGTTTCCTGTTGTTTCAGAAACTTCAAAAGAGGCGAACCTGAAACAGACCGAACGAATTCCCCACGCAAGATCCGCGACTCTCAACATCTCAGAACTCAAAGCCGGAGAGTATGAATTGCAACTGCAATGCACGGATATTCTTGGGCAGAGATCGGAATTAAAGTCAACCCGAGTGACCATTCCGTAA
- a CDS encoding sulfotransferase family 2 domain-containing protein gives MLISHEYQFIFIKTRKTAGTSIEIALSRYLGPMDVITPITPQDELIRAGMGITPRNYMYPAHTLPEPSEMNPEGMETMLNKLTIDRRFYNHCAAQDIRANVGEKIWQTYTKFCFERNPWDRVISEYRFMQKTKPEDYGQVTLEQFIELNLYSPNYFLYTIQDQPVCDYYGRFEFLQSDLASICQKIGIPYDGWLPNAKGASQSHRKSAGELMTPQMLDHIAERCLPEIDLFGYEQPIAA, from the coding sequence ATGCTGATCAGTCACGAATATCAGTTCATATTTATCAAAACACGGAAGACGGCAGGAACGAGTATCGAGATTGCCTTATCTCGTTACCTCGGACCAATGGATGTCATCACGCCTATCACTCCGCAGGATGAATTGATTCGTGCCGGCATGGGCATCACGCCGCGGAATTACATGTATCCTGCCCATACTCTCCCGGAGCCATCCGAAATGAATCCTGAGGGCATGGAGACAATGCTCAACAAACTGACGATTGATCGTCGATTTTATAATCACTGCGCTGCTCAAGATATTCGAGCGAACGTCGGCGAAAAGATCTGGCAGACCTACACGAAGTTCTGTTTTGAACGCAATCCCTGGGATCGAGTGATCTCAGAATATCGCTTCATGCAAAAAACCAAACCAGAAGATTATGGGCAGGTCACACTCGAACAATTCATTGAGCTGAATTTGTACTCACCGAATTATTTTCTCTACACAATTCAGGATCAACCCGTTTGCGATTACTACGGCCGATTTGAATTTCTGCAAAGTGATCTGGCAAGCATCTGCCAGAAAATCGGTATTCCGTACGATGGCTGGCTCCCCAATGCGAAAGGAGCGTCACAATCTCATCGCAAATCGGCAGGAGAGTTAATGACCCCACAAATGCTGGATCACATCGCCGAACGCTGCCTTCCGGAAATCGATCTCTTCGGCTACGAACAACCGATTGCCGCCTGA
- a CDS encoding SGNH/GDSL hydrolase family protein, which translates to MKNSSLLLLLTFIIFLAPIEAQEKAASQIEKLDPEMAKQKKADDGLAWHDVTGWGVEGRILPDQERKRWFDRLPGSADGSVTGAVWNLSRHSAGMMVRFKTDATAIHVHYKLLSSNLAMPHMPATGVSGIDLYARDANGQWRWVQVARPTSQEIKTQLISGLTPGLREYAAYLPLYNGVEFLSIGVPVGSKFESLEPRSKPIVFYGTSITHGACASRPGMVHTAILGRRFDMPVVNLGFSGNGKMDAEVGDYITQVDAAVYVIDCLPNMNAQMVEERCVPLVKQIRANKPDTPIVLVEDRRNTNSWILPARDAHHTANHAALKEAFETLQSESVSNLYYISGDSLYGTDSDGATDGSHANDLGFFRQADVFEPVLREAMGL; encoded by the coding sequence ATGAAAAATTCATCATTACTACTTTTATTGACATTCATCATCTTTCTCGCCCCAATCGAGGCGCAGGAAAAAGCTGCTTCACAGATCGAGAAACTCGATCCGGAAATGGCAAAACAAAAGAAAGCTGACGATGGACTTGCCTGGCACGACGTTACCGGATGGGGAGTGGAAGGACGCATTCTTCCCGATCAGGAACGCAAACGCTGGTTCGATCGCTTACCCGGTTCTGCGGATGGCTCCGTTACGGGTGCTGTCTGGAACTTGAGCCGTCATTCTGCAGGAATGATGGTTCGTTTTAAGACCGACGCCACGGCCATTCACGTTCACTACAAGCTGCTAAGTTCAAATCTGGCAATGCCTCATATGCCTGCGACGGGTGTCAGCGGGATTGACTTGTACGCGCGAGACGCCAACGGACAATGGCGGTGGGTTCAGGTGGCAAGGCCCACTTCACAGGAAATCAAAACTCAACTGATCAGCGGTCTTACTCCGGGCTTACGCGAATATGCAGCTTACCTGCCTTTGTACAACGGAGTCGAATTCCTCAGTATTGGCGTGCCGGTCGGAAGCAAATTTGAATCGCTGGAGCCTCGATCGAAACCGATTGTTTTCTACGGCACCAGTATCACCCACGGAGCTTGCGCGAGCCGTCCCGGCATGGTGCACACTGCAATTCTAGGGCGACGCTTCGACATGCCCGTAGTGAATCTGGGCTTCTCCGGTAACGGCAAAATGGACGCTGAAGTTGGCGACTATATTACTCAGGTCGACGCTGCCGTGTACGTAATCGACTGTCTGCCGAACATGAACGCACAAATGGTTGAGGAAAGATGTGTTCCGCTGGTGAAGCAGATCCGGGCGAACAAGCCCGACACGCCAATCGTGCTGGTTGAAGACCGTCGAAATACCAACAGCTGGATTCTCCCTGCTCGAGATGCTCATCATACTGCTAACCACGCTGCACTGAAAGAAGCATTTGAAACATTGCAGTCGGAATCCGTTTCCAACTTGTACTACATTTCGGGTGACAGTTTGTATGGGACGGATAGCGATGGGGCGACGGATGGATCTCACGCAAATGACCTTGGATTCTTTCGTCAAGCTGATGTGTTTGAGCCCGTGCTGCGAGAGGCGATGGGGCTATAG